A part of Lacinutrix sp. 5H-3-7-4 genomic DNA contains:
- a CDS encoding serine hydrolase: MKNAIIFILSTVFFISCSTENSENQNETINPTTTEAFYFPPNDSEEWETTDASALNWNVNATQELSNFLEINNTKGFIILYKGKIVIENYFNNHDANSNWYWASAGKTLTTAVSGIAEDQGIIDINDKVSQYLGTGWTSATLDKEDLITCKHLLSMSSGLDDTLGDSTSPENLQYIADAGSRWAYHNVYVKMQDVIAQASNQDWNSYFNSNLKNRIGMNGAWLPLGDLNVYWSNTRSMARFGLLIAANGKWENTQIVSANFLSEATQTSQNINEAYGYLWWLNGKSSYHLPQSQLEFPGSLVPNAPNDMYCALGKNDQKIYIVPSKDLVVIRMGDAADDENFALSSFDNDLWEKINLVIN, translated from the coding sequence ATGAAAAACGCCATCATATTCATATTAAGTACCGTTTTTTTTATTAGTTGCTCTACAGAAAATTCTGAAAACCAAAATGAAACAATAAACCCAACAACTACTGAAGCTTTTTATTTTCCACCAAATGATAGTGAGGAATGGGAAACTACAGACGCTTCAGCATTAAATTGGAACGTTAATGCTACTCAAGAACTTTCAAACTTTTTAGAGATAAATAACACTAAAGGTTTTATAATACTTTACAAAGGAAAAATAGTTATAGAAAATTATTTTAACAACCATGATGCTAATAGCAATTGGTATTGGGCAAGCGCAGGAAAAACTTTAACTACGGCCGTTTCTGGCATTGCAGAAGACCAAGGCATTATTGATATAAATGATAAAGTTTCACAGTATTTAGGTACTGGATGGACAAGTGCTACTTTAGATAAAGAAGACTTAATTACTTGTAAACATTTATTATCTATGTCTTCTGGACTTGATGATACTTTAGGAGACTCTACTTCACCAGAAAACTTACAATATATTGCTGATGCTGGAAGCCGTTGGGCTTACCATAATGTTTATGTGAAAATGCAGGATGTTATAGCTCAAGCTAGTAATCAAGATTGGAACTCATATTTTAATTCTAATTTAAAAAACAGAATAGGCATGAATGGTGCTTGGTTACCACTTGGTGATCTAAATGTATATTGGAGTAACACGCGTAGTATGGCTAGGTTTGGTTTATTAATTGCCGCTAACGGTAAATGGGAAAACACACAAATTGTATCTGCCAATTTTTTAAGTGAGGCCACACAAACAAGTCAAAATATTAACGAAGCTTATGGCTATTTATGGTGGTTAAATGGAAAATCTAGTTATCACCTACCACAAAGTCAACTAGAATTTCCCGGAAGTTTAGTGCCTAATGCACCAAACGATATGTATTGTGCTTTAGGCAAAAACGACCAAAAAATTTATATTGTTCCAAGTAAAGATTTAGTAGTTATTAGAATGGGAGACGCTGCAGATGATGAAAACTTTGCTTTATCATCGTTTGATAATGATTTATGGGAAAAAATTAATCTAGTAATTAATTAA
- a CDS encoding fibronectin type III domain-containing protein has translation MKKITLLLAVSLLIFGCSSDDSPNEENQQNSCALPVNLSVQNLTNTTASFNWDVSISSSLYQVEYGTFGFSQGSGITLTVPDTYTSVQNLQPQTQYSFYTRVFCNESQTYSNWAGPFSFVTLDSNPFCEDPTNFTEDVYPDSITHNKIDLYWSSPSSGGSEIQYGVQGFNLGSGTTQIEPDFYDQSASINNLNSETTYDFYVRNVCEDSGFSSWVGPVSITTLNEPSNPNCIDPFNFTSTSSGTNSDGSKYFDFTWDYESSQNSWEIAIVEAGTAFNTSSVTATSFSPVRVSYGGVTSGQAYDFYIRSNCGGTNGFSDWVGPITVTAQ, from the coding sequence ATGAAAAAAATTACCTTATTACTAGCAGTATCTCTGCTAATTTTTGGATGCTCTAGCGACGACAGTCCAAACGAAGAAAACCAACAAAATAGTTGTGCCTTACCTGTTAATTTATCTGTACAAAATTTAACAAATACAACTGCGTCTTTTAACTGGGATGTAAGCATAAGCTCTTCTTTATACCAAGTAGAATATGGTACTTTTGGCTTTTCTCAAGGTAGTGGAATAACTTTAACCGTTCCTGACACTTACACATCTGTACAAAACTTACAACCACAAACACAATATAGCTTTTATACTCGCGTATTTTGTAATGAATCTCAAACTTATAGTAATTGGGCAGGACCATTTTCGTTTGTTACATTAGACAGTAATCCTTTTTGTGAGGACCCAACTAATTTTACAGAAGATGTTTATCCAGACTCTATAACGCATAATAAAATAGATTTATATTGGAGTTCACCAAGTTCTGGAGGATCTGAAATACAATATGGAGTACAAGGTTTTAACTTAGGTAGTGGCACTACACAAATTGAACCAGATTTTTATGATCAATCTGCATCTATAAACAATTTAAACTCTGAAACAACTTATGATTTTTATGTAAGAAATGTTTGTGAAGACTCTGGATTTAGTTCATGGGTTGGACCAGTTTCTATCACAACTTTAAACGAGCCATCAAACCCTAATTGTATAGATCCATTTAATTTTACATCTACTTCATCTGGAACAAATAGTGATGGAAGTAAATATTTTGATTTTACTTGGGATTACGAAAGCTCTCAAAACAGTTGGGAAATAGCTATTGTTGAAGCAGGAACTGCTTTTAATACTAGTAGTGTAACTGCTACTTCTTTTTCTCCTGTAAGGGTAAGTTATGGCGGTGTTACTTCTGGACAAGCTTATGATTTTTATATACGATCTAATTGTGGTGGAACTAATGGATTTAGTGATTGGGTTGGCCCAATAACAGTTACTGCTCAATAG
- the ftsY gene encoding signal recognition particle-docking protein FtsY produces MSFFKKIFSSEKKETLDKGLEKTSTSFLGKLSKAVAGKSKVDDDVLDNLEEVLVSSDVGVNTTLKVIERIEARVAKDKYLGTDELNRILREEIAGLLSETNSGEETEYKIPTLPPQEDGKKTPYVLMVVGVNGVGKTTTIGKLAYQFKKQGLKVVLGAADTFRAAAIDQLQVWADRVDVPMVRQEMGSDPASVAFDALESGVSQDADVIIIDTAGRLHNKVNLMNELTKVKRVMQKVIGDAPHDVLLVLDGSTGQNAFEQAKQFTAATEVTSLAVTKLDGTAKGGVVIGISDQFQIPVKYIGVGEGIEDLQVFNKYEFVDSFFK; encoded by the coding sequence ATGAGTTTTTTTAAAAAAATATTTTCTTCAGAAAAAAAAGAAACCTTAGATAAAGGTTTAGAAAAAACAAGCACAAGTTTTTTAGGGAAACTTAGTAAAGCAGTTGCTGGAAAATCTAAAGTCGATGACGATGTTTTAGATAATTTAGAAGAAGTATTAGTCTCTAGTGATGTTGGTGTAAATACTACATTAAAAGTAATTGAGCGTATAGAAGCTCGTGTTGCTAAAGATAAATATTTAGGTACAGATGAGCTTAATAGAATTCTTAGAGAAGAAATAGCAGGATTATTAAGTGAAACTAACTCTGGCGAAGAAACAGAATATAAAATACCAACATTACCACCTCAAGAAGATGGTAAAAAAACACCATATGTATTAATGGTGGTAGGAGTAAACGGTGTTGGTAAAACTACCACTATAGGTAAACTTGCTTACCAATTTAAAAAACAAGGATTAAAAGTTGTATTAGGAGCTGCAGATACTTTTAGAGCAGCAGCAATAGACCAATTACAAGTTTGGGCAGATAGAGTAGATGTGCCAATGGTAAGACAAGAAATGGGTAGTGATCCAGCAAGTGTTGCTTTCGATGCACTTGAGTCTGGAGTTTCTCAAGATGCCGATGTTATAATTATTGATACTGCAGGACGTTTACACAATAAAGTTAATTTAATGAATGAGTTAACTAAGGTAAAACGTGTAATGCAAAAAGTTATAGGAGATGCACCACATGATGTATTACTAGTTTTAGATGGTTCTACAGGACAAAACGCATTTGAGCAAGCTAAGCAATTTACAGCAGCTACAGAAGTAACATCATTAGCAGTTACTAAATTAGATGGCACAGCAAAAGGTGGAGTTGTAATTGGTATTAGTGATCAATTTCAAATACCAGTAAAATATATTGGTGTTGGTGAAGGTATTGAAGATTTGCAGGTATTTAATAAATACGAGTTTGTAGACTCTTTCTTTAAATAG
- a CDS encoding DUF4295 domain-containing protein — MAKKSVASLQTGSKRLSKAIRMEKSPKTGAYMFVEKIMAPDLVNDFLNKK, encoded by the coding sequence ATGGCAAAGAAATCAGTAGCATCGTTACAAACAGGATCTAAGAGATTGTCTAAAGCAATCAGAATGGAAAAATCTCCTAAAACAGGAGCATACATGTTTGTTGAAAAAATTATGGCACCAGATTTAGTAAACGATTTCTTAAACAAGAAATAA
- the rpmG gene encoding 50S ribosomal protein L33, translated as MAKKGNRVQVILECTEHKASGQPGTSRYITTKNKKNTPDRMEIKKFNPILKKMTVHKEIK; from the coding sequence ATGGCAAAAAAAGGTAACAGAGTACAAGTAATATTAGAATGTACAGAGCATAAAGCTTCTGGGCAACCAGGAACTTCTCGTTATATTACAACTAAGAATAAAAAGAACACACCTGATAGAATGGAGATAAAGAAATTTAATCCAATCTTGAAGAAAATGACTGTTCATAAAGAAATTAAGTAA
- the rpmB gene encoding 50S ribosomal protein L28, which yields MSRVCELTGKKAMVGNNVSHAMNKTKRKFNANLIKKRFFLPEEDKWITLKVSTSALKTINKIGIAAALKDARAKGFIK from the coding sequence ATGTCAAGAGTTTGTGAACTTACAGGAAAGAAAGCAATGGTTGGAAACAACGTATCGCATGCAATGAATAAGACTAAGCGTAAATTTAACGCGAACTTAATCAAAAAACGTTTTTTTCTTCCTGAAGAAGATAAGTGGATAACTTTAAAAGTATCTACATCTGCTTTAAAAACAATCAACAAGATTGGTATCGCAGCTGCATTAAAAGATGCAAGAGCTAAAGGATTTATAAAATAA
- a CDS encoding CinA family nicotinamide mononucleotide deamidase-related protein: MQAEIITIGDEILIGQIVDTNSAFIGKALNTIGISVYQITSIQDEKSHILKALAEAEANADIIIVTGGLGPTKDDITKHTIAEYFNDTLIRDAQVTENIERLWRDFVKQPMQQVNLDQALIPSKAQPLMNLVGSAPGMWIKKNNKVFISMPGVPHEMKQLMLNEVLPKLKKTFKRPYIYHKTLLTHGLGESIIAERIEAWEDSLPSHIKLAYLPNLGKVRLRLSGIGTNETTLVKDIDTQIEAVLPLLKDVFTGFEDDGDIEELIAKKLTADKKTLSIAESCTGGQLAQTFTQHSGASAYLKGAIVPYATETKVNILGVSQATIDKYSVVSAEVAEAMAKQCQKLYASDFAIATTGNAGPGKGDSQAEVGTVFIAFASKNKVISQKLELGNNRLRVINKAINKALELLSKEIFKN, from the coding sequence ATGCAAGCCGAAATTATTACCATTGGAGATGAAATTCTCATTGGTCAAATTGTAGATACAAATTCAGCATTTATTGGTAAAGCATTAAATACTATAGGTATTTCTGTTTATCAAATAACATCTATTCAAGACGAAAAATCCCATATTTTAAAAGCACTAGCAGAAGCTGAAGCAAATGCAGATATTATAATTGTAACAGGTGGTTTAGGGCCAACAAAAGACGATATAACAAAGCATACTATAGCAGAGTATTTTAATGACACTCTAATTAGAGACGCGCAAGTCACAGAAAATATAGAGCGTCTATGGCGAGATTTCGTTAAACAGCCAATGCAACAAGTGAACTTAGATCAAGCTTTAATACCATCAAAAGCACAACCATTAATGAATTTGGTAGGAAGTGCACCAGGAATGTGGATTAAAAAAAACAATAAAGTTTTTATTTCAATGCCTGGAGTACCACACGAAATGAAACAATTAATGTTAAACGAAGTACTTCCAAAATTAAAAAAGACATTTAAACGTCCTTATATATATCACAAAACACTTTTAACTCACGGCTTAGGAGAAAGCATAATAGCAGAAAGAATAGAAGCGTGGGAAGATAGTTTGCCTAGCCATATAAAACTAGCATACTTGCCAAATTTAGGAAAGGTAAGGCTACGTTTATCAGGTATAGGTACAAATGAAACAACATTAGTAAAAGACATAGACACGCAAATAGAAGCAGTGCTACCTTTATTAAAAGATGTATTTACAGGTTTTGAAGATGATGGTGATATAGAAGAGTTAATTGCAAAAAAATTAACAGCAGATAAAAAAACATTATCAATAGCAGAGAGTTGTACAGGAGGACAATTAGCCCAAACATTTACTCAGCACTCAGGAGCTTCAGCATACTTAAAAGGCGCAATTGTTCCTTATGCAACAGAAACAAAAGTGAACATTTTAGGTGTTTCTCAAGCTACAATAGATAAATATTCTGTAGTAAGCGCAGAAGTAGCAGAAGCTATGGCAAAACAATGCCAAAAACTATATGCATCAGATTTTGCAATTGCCACAACAGGTAATGCAGGACCCGGAAAAGGAGATTCTCAAGCCGAAGTTGGAACAGTTTTTATTGCATTTGCATCAAAAAACAAAGTAATTTCACAAAAATTAGAACTTGGCAATAATAGGTTAAGGGTTATAAACAAAGCGATAAATAAGGCTTTAGAACTTTTAAGTAAAGAAATTTTTAAAAATTGA
- a CDS encoding fumarylacetoacetate hydrolase family protein, translating to MKLICIGRNYTDHIKELENEKPTDPVVFLKPDTAILLKKQPFFIPEFSNNVHHEVEVLVKINRVGKYIDKKFAHKYYNEIGLGIDFTARDLQAQLKEKGLPWEKAKAFDGAAVVGKWLPKSDFKDLNNINFSLKKNEEVAQQGNTSLMLWKIDEIIEYVSKYFTLKIGDIIFTGTPAGVGKVVANDKLKGYIENQELFSISVK from the coding sequence ATGAAATTAATCTGTATAGGACGAAATTACACAGACCATATTAAAGAATTAGAAAACGAGAAACCAACAGATCCTGTTGTTTTTTTAAAACCAGACACCGCAATACTATTAAAAAAGCAACCATTTTTTATACCAGAATTTTCTAATAATGTACACCATGAAGTAGAGGTTTTGGTGAAAATTAATCGCGTAGGTAAATATATAGATAAAAAATTTGCCCATAAATATTATAATGAAATTGGGTTAGGTATAGATTTTACAGCGCGAGATTTACAAGCGCAATTAAAAGAGAAAGGTTTACCTTGGGAAAAAGCAAAAGCATTTGATGGTGCAGCCGTTGTTGGAAAATGGCTTCCTAAGTCAGATTTTAAAGATTTAAACAATATAAATTTTAGTTTAAAGAAAAATGAAGAAGTGGCACAACAAGGCAATACCAGCTTAATGTTGTGGAAAATAGATGAAATAATAGAATATGTGTCAAAATATTTTACTTTAAAGATTGGAGACATTATATTTACGGGAACACCTGCTGGAGTTGGCAAGGTAGTTGCTAATGATAAATTAAAAGGGTATATTGAAAATCAGGAATTATTTTCAATATCTGTAAAATAA
- a CDS encoding 3'-5' exonuclease translates to MQLNLKKPICFFDLETTGINISKDRVVEISILKVFPNGNKESKTWLVNPEMPIPAEVSAIHGITDERVANEPTFAELAKEINVMIKDSDLAGFNSNRFDIPLLAEEMLRANMDFDMNKRVAIDVQTIFHKMEQRTLSAAYKFYCDKNLENAHSAEADTLATYEVLKAQLDRYEDLENDAKFLAEFSSHKKFADFAGFINYNKEGEECFSFGKHKGKKVLDVLDKEPGYFGWLLNADFPLYTKKVLTAIKLRAFNNKI, encoded by the coding sequence ATGCAGTTAAACTTAAAAAAACCAATTTGTTTTTTCGATTTAGAAACAACAGGAATTAATATCTCTAAAGATAGAGTTGTAGAAATATCTATTTTAAAAGTATTTCCTAACGGAAACAAAGAGAGCAAAACCTGGCTTGTAAATCCAGAAATGCCAATTCCGGCAGAGGTTTCTGCAATACATGGTATTACAGATGAGCGTGTTGCAAACGAGCCAACATTTGCAGAACTTGCTAAGGAAATAAATGTTATGATTAAAGATAGTGATTTGGCAGGATTTAACTCTAATAGATTTGATATTCCTTTATTAGCAGAAGAAATGCTTCGAGCAAATATGGATTTTGATATGAACAAACGTGTGGCAATTGATGTGCAAACCATTTTTCATAAAATGGAACAGCGTACATTAAGTGCAGCCTATAAATTTTATTGCGATAAAAATTTAGAAAATGCACACTCTGCAGAAGCAGATACATTAGCCACTTACGAAGTTTTAAAAGCACAATTAGACCGTTATGAAGATTTAGAAAACGACGCTAAATTTTTAGCCGAGTTTAGCTCGCATAAAAAGTTTGCAGACTTTGCAGGATTTATTAATTATAATAAAGAAGGTGAAGAATGTTTTTCTTTTGGTAAACATAAAGGCAAAAAAGTACTAGATGTATTAGATAAAGAACCTGGGTATTTTGGCTGGTTACTTAATGCAGATTTTCCTTTATACACAAAAAAGGTGCTTACCGCTATAAAACTAAGAGCTTTTAATAATAAAATTTAA
- a CDS encoding glutaredoxin domain-containing protein: MKKRLTLLVFLLITLNSFAQNEHKHVKLTEEKKGKRLSLYATNTDSLSYDIFLKVDTKDFRRSSTRPILRNITPNSKIKLLTLIQLNGTEGKYNTTFIVNEVAYAIEVEKDHEGLDFKIDEALKDKKVTLYTKNDCLICPDTKRILNNNKIAFTEYNIDKDSTNYLKIIKDFKSNTNKNFDNKIPVLKVDTAIYNNIESVEDFITALREAFN; the protein is encoded by the coding sequence ATGAAAAAACGCCTTACACTACTTGTCTTTTTACTAATTACCTTAAACAGTTTTGCTCAAAACGAACATAAACACGTTAAACTTACCGAAGAAAAAAAAGGAAAACGACTTTCGCTTTATGCTACCAATACCGATTCGCTTTCTTATGATATTTTTTTAAAAGTGGACACTAAAGATTTTAGACGCAGTAGCACTAGACCTATTCTTAGAAATATTACTCCAAATAGCAAAATTAAACTACTAACATTAATACAATTAAATGGTACCGAAGGCAAGTACAACACTACTTTTATTGTTAATGAAGTTGCTTATGCTATTGAAGTAGAAAAAGACCACGAAGGTTTAGATTTTAAAATAGATGAAGCTTTAAAAGATAAAAAAGTAACACTCTACACAAAAAACGACTGTCTTATTTGCCCAGATACTAAACGTATTTTAAATAATAATAAAATTGCTTTCACAGAATATAACATAGATAAAGACAGCACTAATTATCTTAAAATTATTAAAGATTTTAAAAGCAACACAAACAAAAACTTTGATAATAAAATACCAGTTTTAAAAGTAGATACAGCCATTTACAATAACATAGAAAGTGTAGAAGATTTTATTACTGCACTACGAGAAGCGTTTAATTAA
- a CDS encoding 3-ketoacyl-ACP reductase: protein MKNLKNKKAIITGGSRGLGRATAIAFAKQGIDVGITGRNEDTLKATVAELKGLGVNAEYEVFDVGNYEEVKAGIDNLIKKLSTVDILVNNAGIAAFGTLNDMPVEEWSKIIQTNVMGMYYVTKEVLPYLIDKNEGDIINISSTAGLNGNATTSAYSASKFAVIGMSESLMKEVRKNNIRVCTLTPSTIASDMSIDLGIADKDSQDSVLQPEDFAELIVAGLQLPRRAMLKSAALWSTNP from the coding sequence ATGAAAAATTTAAAAAACAAAAAAGCAATAATCACAGGAGGAAGCAGAGGTTTAGGTAGAGCTACAGCCATTGCTTTTGCTAAACAAGGTATTGATGTTGGTATTACAGGTAGAAATGAAGACACCCTTAAAGCTACCGTTGCAGAACTTAAAGGTTTAGGAGTTAATGCAGAATACGAAGTTTTTGATGTAGGTAATTATGAAGAGGTTAAAGCAGGTATAGACAACTTAATTAAAAAACTTAGCACAGTAGATATTTTAGTTAACAATGCTGGTATCGCTGCTTTTGGTACACTAAACGATATGCCTGTTGAAGAATGGAGCAAAATTATACAAACCAATGTTATGGGTATGTACTATGTTACAAAGGAGGTTTTACCTTATTTAATAGATAAAAACGAAGGTGATATAATTAACATCTCATCTACCGCAGGATTAAATGGTAATGCAACTACATCTGCCTATTCTGCATCTAAATTTGCAGTTATTGGTATGTCTGAATCTTTAATGAAAGAAGTTAGAAAAAATAATATTAGAGTTTGCACATTAACACCAAGTACAATAGCATCAGACATGTCTATAGATTTAGGTATAGCAGATAAAGACTCACAAGATAGCGTATTACAACCTGAAGATTTTGCAGAGTTAATTGTTGCCGGTTTACAGCTACCAAGACGAGCAATGTTAAAAAGTGCTGCATTATGGTCTACAAACCCATAA
- a CDS encoding esterase family protein: MRKLIGTFLIGILFTSCNSKTTTAPSKSKFLIDSLYSESFGNYRKHNLYLPKDFDTKKDYPIIYATDGNSNLTDKKKLLDSLIDNKIIKPLILVASFSNGKIADSTSMTIGNGKRHNLTYRYFEYVNQDFPKDNKYPHLENTFKNHLNYFSKELIQYIEKNLNQTTNRDDRYFYGASNGAGFGLSLLNTNPDLIGTYLCFSTFAGDIKSNTSWNTNTKYPNLYLRYGSQETFLDADAKFLKLKYAETNSFIDVKKYNGGHNNKFWKKEFTNIITDILKYE; encoded by the coding sequence ATGAGAAAATTAATTGGTACATTTTTAATAGGAATTTTATTTACATCATGTAATTCTAAAACAACTACAGCACCTTCTAAATCTAAATTTTTAATTGATTCTCTTTACAGCGAAAGCTTTGGTAATTATAGAAAACACAATCTCTATTTACCAAAAGACTTTGACACAAAAAAAGATTACCCAATTATATATGCGACTGATGGGAATAGTAATTTAACAGATAAAAAAAAATTATTAGACTCATTAATAGATAATAAAATAATTAAGCCTTTAATTTTAGTAGCAAGTTTCTCTAACGGTAAAATTGCAGACAGTACAAGTATGACAATTGGTAATGGAAAAAGACACAATCTTACTTACAGGTATTTTGAATATGTAAATCAAGATTTCCCTAAAGACAATAAGTATCCACATTTAGAAAATACTTTTAAAAATCATTTAAATTACTTTAGTAAAGAATTAATTCAATACATAGAAAAAAATCTTAACCAAACCACAAACCGAGATGATAGATATTTTTATGGCGCATCTAATGGTGCTGGATTTGGCTTGAGTTTGCTAAATACTAACCCAGATTTAATAGGTACTTATCTTTGTTTTTCAACATTTGCCGGTGATATTAAATCTAATACTTCTTGGAATACTAATACTAAATATCCAAACCTCTATTTAAGATATGGAAGTCAAGAAACTTTTCTTGATGCTGATGCTAAGTTTTTAAAATTAAAATATGCCGAAACAAACTCCTTTATAGATGTTAAGAAATATAATGGCGGACATAATAATAAATTTTGGAAAAAAGAATTTACTAATATTATTACAGACATTTTAAAGTACGAATAA
- a CDS encoding dihydrolipoamide acetyltransferase family protein, whose protein sequence is MARFELKLPKMGESVAEATITSWLKEVGDTIEQDEAVLEIATDKVDSEVPSEVDGVLVEVLFNVDDVVQVGQTIAVIETEGEGNTTATEPKAEEVVEEKTAPAVAEVEKTVTKAQETAAPISSNGERFYSPLVKNMAKAEGIGQAELDAITGTGKDGRVTKADMQAYLKNRGSQPAQAAAAPAPAKTSKPEAKKAAPVVAAQGDEIIEMTRMGKLIAHHMVDSVQTSAHVQSFIEADVTNIWNWRKKVKGEFMKREGENLTFTPIFMEAVAKALRDFPMMNISLQGDTIVKKKNVNLGMAAALPDGNLIVPVIKNADQLNLVGMTKAVNDLAGRARDNKLKPDDIQGGTYTVTNVGTFGSIMGTPIINQPQVGILALGAIRKVPAVIETPDGDFIGIRYKMFLSHSYDHRVVNGALGGQFVKAVKDYLEAWDSNREI, encoded by the coding sequence ATGGCAAGATTTGAACTAAAATTACCGAAAATGGGAGAAAGCGTAGCAGAAGCTACGATTACTTCATGGTTAAAAGAAGTTGGAGATACTATTGAACAAGACGAAGCAGTTTTAGAAATTGCAACAGATAAAGTAGATAGTGAAGTACCAAGTGAAGTTGATGGTGTTTTAGTAGAAGTGCTTTTTAATGTAGACGATGTAGTACAAGTAGGCCAAACAATTGCTGTGATAGAAACAGAAGGTGAAGGTAATACAACCGCTACAGAGCCAAAAGCAGAAGAAGTTGTAGAAGAAAAAACGGCACCTGCAGTTGCAGAGGTTGAAAAAACGGTGACTAAAGCTCAAGAAACAGCAGCGCCAATAAGTTCTAATGGCGAACGTTTTTACTCTCCATTAGTAAAAAATATGGCTAAAGCCGAAGGTATTGGTCAAGCCGAATTAGATGCTATTACAGGAACAGGAAAAGATGGTCGTGTAACTAAGGCAGACATGCAAGCTTATTTAAAAAATAGAGGTTCGCAACCTGCACAAGCAGCAGCAGCACCAGCACCAGCTAAAACCTCTAAGCCTGAAGCTAAAAAAGCAGCGCCAGTTGTAGCAGCACAAGGTGATGAAATTATAGAAATGACTAGAATGGGCAAGCTTATTGCGCATCATATGGTAGATAGTGTACAAACAAGTGCACACGTACAAAGTTTTATCGAGGCCGATGTTACAAATATCTGGAACTGGAGAAAGAAAGTAAAAGGAGAATTTATGAAACGTGAAGGCGAAAACCTTACGTTTACGCCAATATTTATGGAAGCCGTTGCAAAAGCATTACGTGATTTTCCTATGATGAATATCTCTTTACAAGGCGATACAATTGTTAAAAAGAAAAACGTAAACCTTGGTATGGCAGCAGCTTTACCAGATGGAAATTTAATTGTACCAGTTATTAAAAATGCAGACCAACTTAACCTAGTTGGCATGACAAAAGCTGTAAACGATTTAGCAGGACGCGCAAGAGATAATAAATTAAAACCAGACGATATACAAGGCGGAACATATACTGTAACAAATGTTGGTACATTTGGTAGTATTATGGGAACACCAATAATTAACCAGCCACAAGTAGGTATTTTAGCTTTAGGTGCTATACGTAAAGTGCCTGCAGTTATAGAAACACCAGATGGCGATTTTATAGGTATACGTTATAAAATGTTTTTATCACACTCTTACGATCACAGAGTTGTAAATGGAGCACTTGGTGGGCAGTTTGTAAAAGCAGTAAAAGACTATTTAGAAGCTTGGGATTCTAATAGAGAAATATAA